From the genome of Mycetocola spongiae, one region includes:
- the thiE gene encoding thiamine phosphate synthase — MPDLSVYLVTDAGQSRAAGRDVLDTVAAAVRGGVRAVQIREKELSAREFLALVIALSAVLPDHVALIVNDRVDVFLAAQNAGARVDGMHVGQGDLPAGQVRALIGPDALLGISAATEAQITAAATDPARVDHIGIGALHTTQTKQDAPPALGHERVAALLTHARAARHGGLPAVVIGGVQARDLPALRGAGAAGAAVVSAICRASDPESAARELRAAWDHPGRRA, encoded by the coding sequence GTGCCCGATCTGAGCGTCTACCTGGTGACCGATGCGGGCCAGTCCCGCGCGGCCGGCCGCGACGTCCTGGACACCGTCGCCGCGGCCGTGCGCGGCGGCGTCCGCGCGGTACAGATCCGCGAGAAGGAGCTCAGCGCACGCGAGTTTCTTGCACTCGTGATCGCCCTCTCCGCGGTGCTCCCGGACCACGTGGCGCTGATCGTAAACGATCGCGTGGACGTGTTCCTCGCCGCCCAAAATGCCGGGGCCCGGGTGGATGGCATGCACGTGGGCCAGGGCGATCTTCCCGCCGGGCAGGTGCGTGCCCTGATCGGCCCGGACGCACTGCTGGGCATTAGCGCCGCGACCGAGGCACAGATCACCGCGGCCGCAACCGATCCCGCCCGCGTGGACCATATCGGGATCGGGGCGCTGCACACCACGCAGACCAAACAGGACGCGCCACCCGCACTGGGCCATGAGCGTGTGGCCGCGCTGCTCACCCATGCCCGCGCGGCGCGGCACGGTGGCCTCCCCGCGGTGGTGATCGGCGGCGTGCAGGCGCGGGATCTGCCCGCGCTGCGCGGGGCCGGGGCGGCGGGGGCCGCCGTGGTCTCGGCGATCTGCCGCGCCAGCGATCCCGAATCCGCCGCGCGCGAGCTGCGCGCCGCATGGGACCACCCGGGCCGCCGCGCCTGA
- the thiM gene encoding hydroxyethylthiazole kinase yields the protein MTRTPENLISATIFALDEVRRRAPLIQNITNTVVQGFTANALLALGASPAMADVPGEAGPFAGLADGLLINLGTPHAAQREAAVEAVAAAGTAGTPWVLDPVAVGVLALRTELAHRLLDGRPAIIRGNASEILALAGMGAGGRGVDSSDPVEAATEAARTLARRSGAVVAVSGPVDIVTDGGTPVRLANGDELLTRITGGGCALGAVMAAFAAVTADPLVATVAAITTYCVAAELAATAAGPGSFAVQFLDALAAVDAADLRTRARIS from the coding sequence TTTGCCCTGGACGAGGTGCGCCGCCGCGCGCCACTGATCCAAAACATCACCAATACGGTGGTGCAGGGCTTCACCGCCAATGCGCTGCTGGCGCTCGGGGCCTCCCCGGCGATGGCCGATGTGCCGGGCGAGGCCGGGCCCTTTGCCGGGCTCGCCGATGGCCTGCTGATCAACCTGGGCACCCCGCATGCAGCGCAGCGGGAGGCCGCGGTGGAGGCGGTCGCCGCCGCGGGCACGGCCGGCACCCCCTGGGTCCTGGACCCCGTGGCGGTGGGTGTCCTCGCCCTGCGCACCGAGCTGGCGCACCGCCTGCTCGACGGTCGGCCCGCGATCATCCGCGGCAATGCCTCCGAGATCCTGGCGCTGGCAGGGATGGGCGCGGGCGGCCGCGGGGTGGACAGCTCCGATCCGGTGGAGGCGGCCACGGAGGCCGCGCGCACCCTCGCCCGGCGCAGCGGCGCCGTGGTGGCCGTGTCCGGACCCGTGGATATCGTGACCGATGGCGGCACCCCGGTGCGCCTGGCCAATGGCGATGAGCTCCTCACGCGCATCACCGGCGGCGGCTGCGCGCTGGGCGCGGTGATGGCCGCGTTCGCCGCGGTCACCGCGGACCCCCTGGTGGCCACGGTCGCGGCGATCACCACGTATTGCGTGGCGGCGGAACTCGCGGCCACGGCCGCGGGTCCCGGGAGCTTCGCGGTGCAATTCCTCGATGCCCTGGCCGCGGTGGACGCCGCGGACCTGCGCACCCGGGCGCGCATCTCATGA